CATGCTGACTTAGGAGATATCGTTGGAGCAGTTGGACAAGTAATGAAGACAAACACAGGTGAAGTAACTGTTCGTCCTACAAAGTTTGTTCATTTAACGAAAGCACTTCGTCCGTTACCGGATAAATTCCATGGTTTAACGAATGTTGAACAAAAATACCGTCAACGTTACTTGGATTTAATCAGTAACAAAGACAGCTATGATCGTTTCGTAACTCGTAGCCGTATTATTTCTGAAATTCGCCATTATTTAGATACACGTGGCTACTTGGAAGTTGAAACGCCTGTGCTTCATAATATGGCGGGGGGCGCGTCAGCGAAACCGTTCATTACACATCACAACGCTTTGGATATGGAATTATATATGCGTATCGCGTTGGAATTACATTTGAAACGTTTAGTAATCGGTGGAATGGAAAAAGTTTACGAAATCGGCCGTGTTTTCCGTAACGAAGGAATCGATACAACGCATAACCCAGAATTTACAATGATTGAAGTGTATACAGCTTACACGGATTATTATGATGTAATGGAATTGGTTGAAGGCTTGTTCGAAGACGTTACGCAAACAGTTAAAGGCACAACAACGATTACGTATAATGACATCGAATTGAACATGGCTGCACCTTACGCACGTGTTCATATGGTAGATGCAATTAAAGAGCAAACTGGCGTTGACTTCTGGAAAGAAATGTCTGACGAAGAAGCACGTGCAATTGCGAAAGAACACAATGTCCCTGTAACAAAACATATGACTTTCGGACATGTCGTGAACGAATTCTTTGAAATGTTCGTAGAAGATAAGTTGGAGCAACCAACCTTTATCTACGGTCATCCAACAGCAATTTCACCATTGGCACGTAAGAATGAAGAAGATGGACGCTTTACGGATCGTTTCGAATTCTTTGTAATGGGTAAAGAGTACGGGAATGCCTTTACAGAGTTGACGGATCCAATCGATCAGCGTGAACGTTTCGAAGCGCAAGCAGTCGAAAAAGAACAAGGTAACGATGAAGCGCACGGCGTGGATGAAGAATTTATTGAAGCATTGGAGCACGGTATGCCGCCAACAGGTGGACTGGGTATCGGTATCGACCGGATGGTTATGCTGTTAACAGACAGCCAATCAATCCGTGACGTTCTATTGTTCCCAACAATGCGTAACTTAGATAACTAATTAAAGAATGACTCGAAAGACTGTCGCTTGCGGCAGTCTTTTTTGTGCGCAGTTGTAAAAAGTGTGGGTAGCTTACCGGCATACAGGAAAAAGCGAAGTGCTGAAAGCCGGTAAAAGAGAGAAACTACCGGCTTTCAGAAGAATAAAAACAGCTGAAAGCCGGTAAAAGCGACAAAACACCGGCTTTCAGGAAATTAAAAAATGCCGAAAGCCGGTAATAAGCACCGACCACCCTCATAAAAAATAAAAAAAGTTTTCAAATAATGTTGACGAACCTATTTTTAAGTGTTACTATTACAAAGGTGAATTTATGCGCAGTTTCCTGAAACAAAACTTCAGTCATGCTGACTGGTGGCATCTATTTACACCCACTGATAAATCGAATTTTGTTCGATTATTTATTTTTTACCAAAAATGGACCACCTGGATGTGTGGACCAAGATAACTTTGAATGAGGAAGGAGGAAACAAAATGCCTACAATTAACCAATTAGTTCGCAAACCTCGTAAATCTGCTATTGAAAAATCTAAATCTCCTGCATTAGGAAAAGGATACAATAGCTTTAAGAAATCAACTACTAACACTAACTCACCTCAAAAACGTGGTGTTTGTACTCGTGTTGGTACAATGACTCCAAGAAAGCCTAACTCGGCTTTGCGTAAATATGCGCGTGTACGTTTGTCTAACCTTTTAGAAGTGACAGCTTACATTCCTGGTATCGGCCATAACCTACAAGAACATAGTGTTGTTCTTATTCGTGGTGGACGTGTAAAAGACTTGGCGGGTGTTCGTTACCATATCGTACGTGGTGCTTTGGATACAGCTGGTGTAAACGGCCGTATGCAATCACGTTCTAAATACGGAACTAAAAAGCCTAAAGCAGCTAAAAAATAATTTAACTACTAAAACAATAATCTAATTATACTCGAGAAAGGAGGAGTCAGTATGCCTCGTAAAGGTCCAGTCGCTAAACGTGAAGTAATGCCAGATCCAATTTACCAATCTAAATTGGTTACTCGCACAATCAACCGCTTGATGGTTGATGGAAAACGCGGTAAAGCAGCAACTATTTTATATAATGCATTTGACATCATCAAAGATTCAACTGGTAATGAACCAATTGAAGTTTATGAACAAGCAATGAAAAA
This genomic interval from Jeotgalibaca porci contains the following:
- the lysS gene encoding lysine--tRNA ligase translates to MNDQLIIRREKMQQLREQGNEPFSNGFKRTHLSQELHEAYDGLTKEELEEKNVEVAVAGRIVTKRGKGKVGFAHLQDSAGQIQIYVRKDEVGEADYDIFDHADLGDIVGAVGQVMKTNTGEVTVRPTKFVHLTKALRPLPDKFHGLTNVEQKYRQRYLDLISNKDSYDRFVTRSRIISEIRHYLDTRGYLEVETPVLHNMAGGASAKPFITHHNALDMELYMRIALELHLKRLVIGGMEKVYEIGRVFRNEGIDTTHNPEFTMIEVYTAYTDYYDVMELVEGLFEDVTQTVKGTTTITYNDIELNMAAPYARVHMVDAIKEQTGVDFWKEMSDEEARAIAKEHNVPVTKHMTFGHVVNEFFEMFVEDKLEQPTFIYGHPTAISPLARKNEEDGRFTDRFEFFVMGKEYGNAFTELTDPIDQRERFEAQAVEKEQGNDEAHGVDEEFIEALEHGMPPTGGLGIGIDRMVMLLTDSQSIRDVLLFPTMRNLDN
- the rpsL gene encoding 30S ribosomal protein S12, translated to MPTINQLVRKPRKSAIEKSKSPALGKGYNSFKKSTTNTNSPQKRGVCTRVGTMTPRKPNSALRKYARVRLSNLLEVTAYIPGIGHNLQEHSVVLIRGGRVKDLAGVRYHIVRGALDTAGVNGRMQSRSKYGTKKPKAAKK